One Pseudonocardia abyssalis DNA segment encodes these proteins:
- a CDS encoding DUF475 domain-containing protein, protein MNLRIFGWSYAVTIVSLVIAFLYGGWTALILCAILGVLEISLSFDNAVVNATILERMSEFWQKIFLTIGIFIAVFGMRLVFPLVIVAVTAGLNPVESLTLALEQRPESDPTSYAALLDEAYPQIAAFGGMFLFMLFLDWMFEDRDIKWLQPIEKFLSRIGQIERISIVMAVLALVLLSQFLAEDPAVVLLAGSLGLITYLAVQGLGQFFEQAGQAQMEEVEGEDTAPSTNGGPSNLAKATGKAGFFLFLYLEVLDAAFSFDGVIGAFAITPDPIIIALGLGLIGAMFVRSLTVFLVRKGTLADYVYLEHGAHWAIGALAVILLVGIGYHVNEILTGLIGVAFIGAALLSSILRNRRLAAEGVDTHKSADELAAK, encoded by the coding sequence ATGAACCTTCGCATCTTCGGCTGGTCGTACGCGGTGACGATCGTGTCGCTCGTCATCGCCTTCCTGTACGGCGGCTGGACGGCGCTGATCCTCTGCGCGATCCTCGGCGTACTCGAGATCTCGCTGTCGTTCGACAACGCGGTCGTCAACGCCACGATCCTCGAGCGGATGAGCGAGTTCTGGCAGAAGATCTTCCTCACCATCGGCATCTTCATCGCCGTGTTCGGCATGCGGCTGGTGTTCCCGCTGGTCATCGTGGCCGTCACGGCCGGACTGAACCCGGTGGAGTCGTTGACGCTGGCGCTGGAGCAGCGCCCGGAGAGCGACCCCACCAGCTACGCGGCGCTGCTCGACGAGGCGTACCCGCAGATCGCCGCGTTCGGCGGCATGTTCCTGTTCATGCTGTTCCTGGACTGGATGTTCGAGGACCGCGACATCAAGTGGCTGCAGCCGATCGAGAAGTTCCTCTCCCGCATCGGCCAGATCGAGCGGATCTCCATCGTCATGGCCGTGCTCGCGCTGGTGCTGCTCTCGCAGTTCCTCGCCGAGGACCCCGCCGTCGTGCTGCTCGCCGGATCGCTCGGGCTGATCACCTACCTCGCCGTGCAGGGTCTGGGCCAGTTCTTCGAGCAGGCAGGCCAGGCGCAGATGGAGGAGGTGGAGGGCGAGGACACGGCGCCGTCGACGAACGGCGGCCCGAGCAACCTCGCGAAGGCGACCGGCAAGGCGGGCTTCTTCCTGTTCCTCTACCTCGAGGTCCTCGACGCCGCGTTCTCCTTCGACGGGGTCATCGGCGCGTTCGCGATCACCCCGGACCCGATCATCATCGCGCTGGGCCTCGGCCTGATCGGCGCGATGTTCGTCCGCTCGCTCACCGTGTTCCTGGTGCGCAAGGGCACGCTGGCCGACTACGTCTACCTCGAGCACGGCGCGCACTGGGCGATCGGCGCGCTGGCGGTCATCCTGCTGGTCGGGATCGGCTACCACGTCAACGAGATCCTCACGGGCCTCATCGGCGTCGCGTTCATCGGTGCCGCGCTGCTGTCCAGCATCCTGC
- a CDS encoding Hsp70 family protein, protein MAVHGIDLGTTNSAIARTGPDGRPQVLAGMSGEPTTPSVVLFASGTEHVVGEGARREARLDPEHVCALVKRRMGDAEWRFVAHGTGWSAPAVSSLILRSLVADAGFASGETPTSAVITVPAYFGDEERRATVLAGTYAGLDVVEVLSEPIAAALAYGFGRLDGSPELSKGAAHETVLVYDLGGGTFDATVIELADRRISVLAVEGDHQLGGADWDERIALHLARRFCEDNPDAEDPMDDAVGTQALVLAAERAKHRLSDATSTDVVVTHDGARATVTLTRAEVEAMTASLLRRTVDLTRSCLAEAARRGVPRVDRVLLVGGSSRMPAVADALLTELDLDARLHDPDLAVARGAALYGEKKELERMVAADLRTRGRLRDGAPLEDAAPADLDDAARRVADAYAVPLAQVRRAVEIRVDTVVSRGFGVLAVNAMAGRLEPTWLVHRNDRLPIRTSRSFGTMRADQSVIALTVVEQQGQAESSRAEDAKVLVEGQITGIPPGYDEGAEVRVVFEMGFDGVLHVTASHVEARLPLTLTVTTGATLSQAEVARERDKLGRQRRRE, encoded by the coding sequence GTGGCCGTCCACGGTATCGATCTCGGAACCACGAACTCCGCCATCGCGCGCACCGGCCCGGACGGGCGGCCGCAGGTGCTGGCCGGGATGTCGGGGGAGCCCACCACCCCGTCGGTGGTGCTGTTCGCCTCCGGCACCGAGCACGTCGTGGGGGAGGGGGCGCGGCGCGAGGCCCGGCTGGACCCCGAGCACGTGTGCGCGCTGGTCAAGCGGCGGATGGGCGACGCGGAGTGGCGGTTCGTCGCCCACGGCACGGGCTGGTCGGCGCCCGCGGTGTCGTCGCTGATCCTCAGGTCCCTCGTGGCCGACGCCGGGTTCGCCTCCGGGGAGACCCCGACGTCCGCGGTGATCACCGTCCCCGCCTACTTCGGTGACGAGGAGCGCCGCGCCACCGTCCTCGCCGGGACCTACGCCGGTCTCGACGTCGTCGAGGTGCTGTCCGAGCCGATCGCCGCCGCGCTCGCGTACGGGTTCGGCCGGCTCGACGGGTCCCCGGAGCTGTCCAAGGGGGCGGCGCACGAGACCGTCCTCGTCTACGACCTGGGCGGCGGCACGTTCGACGCCACCGTCATCGAGCTCGCCGACCGCCGCATCTCCGTGCTCGCCGTCGAGGGCGACCACCAGCTCGGCGGTGCCGACTGGGACGAGCGCATCGCGCTGCACCTCGCCCGCCGCTTCTGCGAGGACAACCCCGACGCCGAGGACCCGATGGACGACGCCGTCGGCACCCAGGCGCTCGTCCTCGCCGCGGAGCGCGCGAAGCACCGGCTCAGCGACGCCACCAGCACCGACGTGGTCGTCACCCACGACGGCGCCCGCGCGACCGTCACACTCACCCGGGCCGAGGTGGAGGCGATGACGGCGTCGCTGCTGCGGCGCACCGTCGACCTCACCCGCTCCTGCCTCGCCGAGGCCGCCCGCCGCGGCGTGCCGCGCGTCGACCGGGTGCTGCTCGTCGGCGGCTCCTCGCGCATGCCCGCCGTCGCCGACGCCCTGCTCACCGAGCTCGACCTCGACGCCCGGCTGCACGACCCCGACCTCGCCGTCGCCCGCGGCGCCGCGCTGTACGGGGAGAAGAAGGAGCTGGAGCGGATGGTCGCGGCCGACCTGCGCACCCGCGGGCGCCTGCGCGACGGTGCCCCGCTGGAGGACGCCGCGCCCGCCGACCTCGACGACGCCGCCCGCCGCGTCGCCGACGCCTACGCCGTGCCGCTCGCGCAGGTCCGACGGGCGGTGGAGATCCGCGTCGACACCGTCGTCTCGCGCGGGTTCGGCGTGCTCGCCGTCAACGCGATGGCCGGGCGGCTGGAACCGACCTGGCTGGTGCACCGCAACGACCGCCTCCCGATCCGCACCAGCCGCAGCTTCGGCACGATGCGCGCCGACCAGTCCGTCATCGCGCTCACCGTCGTCGAGCAGCAGGGGCAGGCCGAGTCGTCGCGGGCGGAGGACGCGAAGGTGCTGGTGGAGGGCCAGATCACCGGCATCCCGCCCGGCTACGACGAGGGCGCCGAGGTGCGGGTGGTCTTCGAGATGGGGTTCGACGGGGTCCTGCACGTCACCGCGTCGCACGTCGAGGCCCGGCTGCCGCTCACCCTCACCGTGACGACCGGCGCCACGCTCTCGCAGGCGGAGGTGGCCCGCGAGCGCGACAAGCTGGGCAGGCAGCGCCGCCGTGAGTGA
- a CDS encoding TerD family protein: MTDHVLAKGANVSLLPRSADGEGRLQAVVRWSDPVGGTDVDVSALLLGSDGQVRSDEDFVFYNAPVAADGAVRLLGKRSDDAAAEDSVAVDLESLPADVERILIAASIDPASQATGFGDLGDIGLVLLGTDGTPAARYDIAGAGSETTMVLGEIYARGQEWKFRAVGQGWDSGLAGLATDHGIRIEDAEPGPDPLDTAIGTPETEAALDAIVDDGGVDEGGVDEGGVDEGGVDEGGVDDVRDGEPESGQDGDGLVTGPALDELLPPDVPAVDAPSAETAATRRPARGVRTRKRRTTGSALPPLTLAVDPSWQPARLFSVSGVGTGEEQEKRATSTLMATMMAVRDFGRALVSRFGGPAGTIETYPEVPFSLDERTVRPDAVIRVARAGRIWTALLEVKTGSSELRREQVDSYLDLARQQGYDAVITLSNDLTPTGGAHPLDIDSRKLRKVTLHHISWSEVLHEAQMQLAHRGVDDRMQAWLLAELIRYLEHPRSGAAGFDDMGLGWVPVREAVAAGTLRPTDRKIGGVVASWDKLVRHLCLRLTGQLGVTVAPVFPRRVARDAAARAQAAVVELATTGTLRTTLRIPGAIGVVEVVADLRTGQIRTTVPLDAPRDGGATKRVNFVLRQLGSAPGALTVEVLFARREQTSCEQLKDVRDRPAALLPDPTAEVRGFRLTLCSPLGTKRNGLRNGFIPSVNAAVDAFYAEVVQGLKPGVAPRLPADVAEEAIAAVEAR, from the coding sequence GTGACCGACCATGTACTCGCCAAGGGTGCCAACGTCTCGCTGCTCCCGCGCTCCGCCGACGGGGAGGGGCGGTTGCAGGCGGTCGTGCGCTGGTCGGACCCGGTCGGCGGCACCGACGTCGACGTGTCGGCACTGCTGCTGGGGTCCGACGGCCAGGTCCGGTCCGACGAGGACTTCGTCTTCTACAACGCCCCCGTGGCCGCGGACGGCGCGGTGCGCCTGCTCGGGAAGCGCTCCGACGACGCGGCCGCGGAGGACAGCGTCGCGGTGGACCTGGAGTCCCTGCCCGCCGACGTCGAGCGCATCCTCATCGCCGCCAGCATCGACCCCGCGAGCCAGGCGACCGGCTTCGGCGACCTCGGCGACATCGGGCTGGTCCTACTCGGCACCGACGGCACACCCGCCGCCCGGTACGACATCGCCGGAGCCGGCAGCGAGACCACGATGGTGCTGGGCGAGATCTACGCCCGCGGGCAGGAGTGGAAGTTCCGCGCCGTCGGGCAGGGCTGGGACTCCGGCCTCGCCGGACTCGCGACCGACCACGGCATCCGCATCGAGGACGCGGAGCCCGGGCCCGACCCGCTCGACACCGCGATCGGCACCCCGGAAACCGAGGCCGCCCTCGACGCGATCGTCGACGACGGCGGGGTCGACGAGGGCGGGGTCGACGAGGGCGGGGTCGACGAGGGCGGGGTCGACGAGGGCGGGGTCGACGACGTCCGTGACGGGGAGCCCGAGAGCGGGCAGGACGGCGACGGACTCGTGACCGGCCCGGCGCTGGACGAGCTCCTGCCCCCGGACGTGCCGGCCGTCGACGCGCCCAGCGCGGAGACCGCCGCGACCCGGCGCCCGGCCCGCGGCGTCCGCACCCGCAAGCGCCGCACGACCGGCTCGGCCCTGCCGCCCCTGACCCTGGCCGTCGACCCCAGCTGGCAGCCCGCGCGCCTGTTCTCCGTGTCGGGGGTGGGCACCGGCGAGGAGCAGGAGAAGCGGGCGACCTCCACCCTGATGGCGACGATGATGGCCGTCCGCGACTTCGGCCGGGCGCTGGTGTCGCGGTTCGGCGGCCCGGCCGGGACGATCGAGACCTACCCCGAGGTCCCGTTCTCCCTCGACGAGCGCACGGTCCGGCCCGACGCCGTCATCCGCGTGGCGCGGGCGGGCCGGATCTGGACAGCGTTGCTGGAGGTCAAGACCGGGTCGAGCGAGCTGCGCCGCGAGCAGGTCGACAGCTACCTCGACCTGGCCCGCCAGCAGGGCTACGACGCCGTGATCACGCTGTCGAACGACCTGACCCCGACCGGCGGCGCGCACCCCCTCGACATCGACAGCCGTAAGCTCCGCAAGGTCACGCTGCACCACATCTCCTGGTCCGAGGTGCTGCACGAGGCGCAGATGCAGCTCGCGCACCGCGGCGTCGACGACCGGATGCAGGCGTGGCTGCTCGCCGAGCTGATCCGCTACCTCGAGCACCCCCGTTCGGGCGCGGCCGGCTTCGACGACATGGGGCTGGGCTGGGTGCCGGTCCGCGAGGCCGTCGCCGCGGGCACGCTGCGCCCGACCGACCGCAAGATCGGCGGCGTCGTCGCGTCCTGGGACAAGCTGGTGCGCCACCTGTGCCTGCGGCTGACCGGCCAGCTCGGCGTGACCGTCGCGCCGGTGTTCCCGCGCCGGGTCGCCCGGGACGCGGCCGCCCGGGCCCAGGCCGCCGTCGTCGAGCTGGCGACGACCGGCACGCTCCGCACCACGCTGCGCATCCCGGGCGCGATCGGCGTCGTCGAGGTCGTCGCCGACCTGCGCACCGGGCAGATCCGCACCACCGTCCCGCTCGACGCCCCGCGCGACGGCGGCGCCACGAAGCGCGTGAACTTCGTCCTGCGCCAGCTCGGGTCCGCTCCCGGTGCGCTGACCGTCGAGGTGCTGTTCGCCCGCCGCGAGCAGACGTCGTGCGAGCAGCTCAAGGACGTCCGCGACCGGCCCGCCGCGCTGCTCCCGGACCCCACGGCCGAGGTCCGCGGGTTCCGGCTGACGCTCTGCTCCCCGCTCGGCACGAAGCGCAACGGCCTGCGCAACGGCTTCATCCCGAGCGTGAACGCCGCGGTCGACGCGTTCTACGCCGAGGTGGTGCAGGGGCTCAAGCCCGGCGTCGCCCCGCGCCTGCCCGCGGACGTCGCCGAGGAGGCGATCGCCGCGGTGGAGGCCCGCTGA
- a CDS encoding YebC/PmpR family DNA-binding transcriptional regulator, which yields MSGHSKWATTKHKKAVIDARRGKMFAKLIKNIEVAARTGGGDLDGNPTLFDAVQKAKKSSVPNDNIDRALKRGSGQDAGGADYQSITYEGYGPNGVALLIECLSDNRNRAATEVRVAMTRNGGAMADPGSVAYLFTRKGVVIVPKSGDLTEDDLLLAVLDAGAEEVNDLGESFEVISEATDLIPVRTALVDAGIDYDSADPTFVPSMSIELDVEGARKVFRLIEALEDSDEVQNVYANFDVSDDVMAEVG from the coding sequence ATGAGTGGGCACTCCAAGTGGGCGACGACGAAGCACAAGAAGGCCGTCATCGACGCCCGGCGCGGCAAGATGTTCGCCAAGCTGATCAAGAACATCGAGGTGGCCGCGCGCACCGGCGGCGGTGACCTGGACGGCAACCCCACGCTCTTCGACGCCGTCCAGAAGGCCAAGAAGAGCTCGGTGCCCAACGACAACATCGACCGTGCGCTCAAGCGCGGGTCCGGCCAGGACGCGGGCGGCGCCGACTACCAGTCGATCACCTACGAGGGCTACGGCCCCAACGGCGTCGCACTGCTCATCGAGTGCCTCTCCGACAACCGCAACCGCGCCGCCACCGAGGTCCGGGTGGCGATGACGCGCAACGGCGGCGCGATGGCCGATCCCGGCTCCGTCGCGTACCTGTTCACGCGCAAGGGCGTCGTGATCGTGCCGAAGTCGGGCGACCTGACCGAGGACGACCTCCTGCTCGCGGTCCTCGACGCGGGCGCGGAGGAGGTCAACGACCTCGGCGAGAGCTTCGAGGTGATCTCGGAGGCCACCGACCTCATCCCGGTCCGCACGGCACTCGTCGACGCCGGCATCGACTACGACTCCGCCGACCCCACCTTCGTCCCGTCGATGAGCATCGAGCTCGACGTGGAGGGTGCGCGCAAGGTCTTCCGCCTCATCGAGGCGCTGGAGGACAGCGACGAGGTGCAGAACGTCTACGCGAACTTCGACGTGAGCGACGACGTGATGGCCGAGGTCGGCTGA
- a CDS encoding ATP-binding protein yields MSTGRLRLSLLGTFRVDGDLHEAPPAGQAQRLLKVLAAHDGRFVPVDVLIDVLWARPPDHAERNIAVLVSRLRRALGRERLDGGPSGYRLVLDERTSVDLFEARDLVVAAEQELAARRFAPAAAAARRATALLTVGRPLTEERDAPWTAEVRLLAEHQVRRARHAWWSAASELGEHRTVVEVTGEALRDDPLDEEASRAAMTAHRRAGESGRALLVYRALRTALADQLGADPSPATQTLFLSVLRAGKAPPRRGAPAPVPEPTPLVGRESELSGLVARWDEAVDGRSGPVLVVGEAGIGKSALVEALAARARQSGALVLTGWCREAERSLYLQPLLDAVRGGVERMAPQQVRDLAGEWLGTLIELVPEIATSTGPEPYERVGAELEHRRSLEALATFLGGLAEERPVLLVVEDLQHAGASTVEALHFLATHQSRGRILVVVTERTGEDPSVAAALRDVAEVHEVGPLAEPAVAELVRGSGLAYDVAKLYAWTGGSPLFVTELLAHPTSGTGTLAIPGSLHEAVAQRLEHAGEDVTTLLAFGAVLGGAFALDDVAAVSGLDVEDCAGRAGRALRAGLLATRGERFRFPNDIVRTVAYDSVPEPIRVSRHRRAARLADARPEAAARHLAAAHDWGEAARAWQLAAHAAHLTFANDEAERLLTDALGAAEHSDDHALLAVMRLRRGEVRTELGRHDEARDDHEHALVLARELHDEELEARVLEQLGWTALYARDVLGAVDLAERATQLAESAAAAKGALPSATLLLGRVRHWDGDYAAAGSAYEQVLRSEPEGSGDATTAMALAYQGALLQHQDRFTEARAVLERAAVLCRRTGQFRPLLQTLFFIGLARGDVGDFAGALRSLDRARALIDGYGVSFYRAGIETTTSWLWQELGDVGRAREHAELAVDLAHRGGGALELEQELHALLALADCDLLIGRPDDAGARVEAAAPMLERSLPFRPRAAMRLLEMRARFDRTWAEALFEEARTHDSPKYQALALSHLGRHEAAARVAGRIGSDLLVGKLGTPVDRRAARARIARALPSELRADYTRLP; encoded by the coding sequence GTGTCAACCGGTCGCCTGAGGCTGTCCCTGCTCGGGACCTTCCGCGTCGACGGCGACCTCCACGAGGCGCCGCCCGCCGGTCAGGCCCAGCGGCTGCTCAAGGTGCTCGCCGCGCACGACGGTCGCTTCGTGCCCGTCGACGTGTTGATCGACGTCCTGTGGGCGCGGCCGCCCGACCACGCCGAGCGCAACATCGCGGTGCTGGTGAGCAGGCTGCGCCGCGCGCTGGGTCGCGAACGGCTCGACGGTGGGCCCAGCGGCTACCGCCTCGTGCTCGACGAGCGCACCAGCGTCGACCTGTTCGAGGCCCGCGACCTCGTCGTGGCGGCCGAGCAGGAGCTCGCGGCACGGCGGTTCGCCCCCGCGGCAGCGGCCGCGCGCCGGGCCACCGCGCTGCTCACGGTCGGGCGCCCGCTCACCGAGGAGCGCGACGCCCCGTGGACCGCCGAGGTGCGCCTGCTCGCCGAGCACCAGGTGCGCCGGGCCCGCCACGCCTGGTGGTCCGCGGCGTCGGAGCTCGGTGAGCACCGCACCGTCGTCGAGGTCACCGGTGAGGCATTGCGCGACGACCCGCTCGACGAGGAGGCGTCCCGGGCCGCGATGACGGCACACCGGCGTGCCGGGGAGTCCGGTCGGGCGCTGCTCGTCTACCGGGCCCTGCGCACCGCGCTCGCCGACCAGCTCGGAGCCGACCCCTCCCCCGCCACGCAGACGCTGTTCCTCTCCGTCCTGCGCGCCGGGAAGGCCCCACCCCGTCGTGGCGCGCCCGCACCGGTCCCGGAACCGACCCCCCTCGTCGGCCGCGAGAGCGAGCTGAGCGGGCTGGTCGCGCGCTGGGACGAGGCCGTCGACGGGCGGTCGGGGCCGGTGCTGGTCGTCGGCGAGGCGGGGATCGGCAAGAGCGCGCTGGTCGAGGCGCTCGCGGCGCGGGCCCGGCAGTCCGGTGCACTGGTGCTCACGGGCTGGTGCCGGGAGGCGGAGCGGTCGCTGTACCTGCAGCCGCTGCTCGACGCGGTGCGCGGGGGCGTCGAGCGGATGGCGCCGCAGCAGGTGCGCGATCTGGCCGGCGAGTGGCTGGGCACGCTCATCGAGCTCGTGCCGGAGATCGCGACGAGCACCGGACCGGAGCCCTACGAGCGGGTCGGTGCCGAACTGGAGCACCGCAGGAGCCTGGAGGCGCTCGCCACGTTCCTCGGCGGGCTCGCCGAGGAACGGCCCGTGCTGCTGGTGGTCGAGGATCTGCAGCACGCCGGGGCGTCGACCGTCGAGGCGCTGCACTTCCTCGCCACGCACCAGTCGCGCGGCCGGATCCTCGTCGTCGTCACCGAGCGCACCGGGGAGGACCCGTCGGTCGCCGCGGCGCTGCGCGACGTGGCGGAGGTGCACGAGGTCGGGCCGCTGGCCGAGCCGGCCGTGGCCGAGCTGGTCCGCGGGTCCGGTCTGGCCTACGACGTCGCGAAGCTCTACGCGTGGACGGGCGGGTCCCCGCTGTTCGTCACCGAGCTCCTGGCCCACCCGACGTCGGGCACGGGGACCCTCGCCATCCCCGGCTCGCTGCACGAGGCGGTCGCGCAGCGGCTGGAGCACGCCGGCGAGGACGTCACCACGCTGCTCGCGTTCGGTGCGGTCCTCGGCGGGGCCTTCGCCCTCGACGACGTCGCCGCGGTGAGCGGACTCGACGTCGAGGACTGCGCGGGACGGGCGGGGCGGGCACTGCGGGCGGGCCTGCTGGCGACCCGCGGTGAGCGGTTCCGCTTCCCCAACGACATCGTCCGCACGGTCGCCTACGACTCCGTACCGGAGCCGATCCGGGTCAGCAGGCACCGCCGCGCCGCCCGGCTCGCCGACGCGCGGCCGGAGGCGGCGGCCCGGCACCTCGCGGCGGCACACGACTGGGGCGAGGCGGCGAGGGCCTGGCAGCTCGCCGCGCACGCCGCCCACCTGACCTTCGCCAACGACGAGGCCGAGCGGTTGCTCACCGACGCGCTCGGGGCGGCCGAGCACAGCGACGACCACGCGCTGCTCGCCGTGATGCGGCTGCGCCGCGGCGAGGTCCGCACCGAGCTGGGCCGCCACGACGAGGCCCGCGACGACCACGAGCACGCGCTGGTGCTGGCCCGTGAGCTGCACGACGAGGAGCTGGAGGCCCGGGTCCTCGAGCAGCTCGGCTGGACCGCGCTCTACGCCCGCGACGTCCTCGGCGCCGTCGACCTGGCCGAGCGCGCCACGCAGCTGGCCGAGTCCGCCGCCGCGGCGAAGGGCGCGCTGCCCAGCGCCACGCTGCTGCTGGGCCGGGTGCGGCACTGGGACGGCGACTACGCCGCCGCCGGCTCGGCGTACGAGCAGGTGCTCCGCTCGGAGCCCGAGGGTTCCGGCGACGCCACCACCGCGATGGCGCTCGCGTACCAGGGTGCGCTGTTGCAGCACCAGGACCGGTTCACCGAGGCGCGCGCCGTGCTGGAGCGGGCCGCGGTGCTGTGCCGGCGCACCGGGCAGTTCCGCCCGCTGCTGCAGACGCTGTTCTTCATCGGGCTCGCCCGCGGCGACGTCGGCGACTTCGCCGGGGCGCTGCGGTCGCTCGACCGCGCCCGCGCCCTGATCGACGGCTACGGCGTGAGCTTCTACCGCGCCGGGATCGAGACCACCACGTCCTGGCTGTGGCAGGAGCTCGGCGACGTCGGCCGGGCGCGCGAGCACGCCGAGCTGGCCGTCGACCTCGCCCACCGCGGCGGCGGCGCGTTGGAGCTCGAGCAGGAGCTGCACGCGCTGCTCGCCCTCGCCGACTGCGACCTGCTGATCGGTCGGCCCGACGACGCCGGTGCGCGCGTGGAGGCGGCCGCGCCGATGCTGGAGCGCTCGTTGCCGTTCCGGCCGCGGGCGGCGATGCGGCTGCTGGAGATGCGGGCGCGGTTCGACCGCACCTGGGCCGAGGCGCTGTTCGAGGAGGCCCGCACCCACGACTCCCCGAAGTACCAGGCGCTGGCGCTCTCACACCTCGGGCGTCACGAGGCCGCCGCGCGCGTCGCCGGGCGGATCGGCTCGGACCTGCTCGTCGGCAAGCTGGGCACCCCGGTCGACCGCAGGGCGGCCAGGGCCCGGATCGCGCGGGCGCTGCCGTCGGAACTGCGGGCGGACTACACGCGACTGCCGTGA
- a CDS encoding MSMEG_0567/Sll0786 family nitrogen starvation N-acetyltransferase → MTRVLGARAQVSCRVADDDDDLAAHHRVRHAVFVAEQGIFPESDRDAHDDDPATLHVLGLVDGEPAGTVRLFPLGGGLWQGDRLAVLTAHRTSGLGGPLVRFAVATAGAAGGVRMIAHIQPPNERFFLRLGWTRIGDVEMYVGHPHLRMEIPLR, encoded by the coding sequence GTGACGCGTGTGCTAGGCGCGCGGGCGCAGGTGTCGTGCCGCGTCGCCGACGACGACGACGACCTGGCCGCCCACCACCGCGTCCGGCACGCCGTCTTCGTCGCGGAGCAGGGGATCTTCCCGGAGTCCGACCGGGACGCCCATGACGACGACCCGGCCACCCTGCACGTGCTGGGGCTCGTCGACGGCGAGCCGGCGGGCACGGTGCGCCTGTTCCCGCTCGGCGGCGGGCTGTGGCAGGGCGACCGGCTCGCCGTCCTCACGGCACACCGCACGTCGGGCCTCGGCGGGCCGCTGGTGCGCTTCGCCGTCGCCACCGCGGGTGCGGCGGGCGGGGTGCGGATGATCGCCCACATCCAGCCGCCCAACGAGCGGTTCTTCCTCCGGCTGGGCTGGACCCGGATCGGTGACGTCGAGATGTACGTCGGCCACCCGCACCTGCGCATGGAGATCCCGCTGCGCTGA
- a CDS encoding MSMEG_0568 family radical SAM protein yields MDVTSLIIDLQSVGLRVEAPVESRRGGAGPSDSGMLWIEGVPVTVPTQTDGPSPYVLKAEDDGQGIYRDGVKLASVATSNRPRFYDMTTADGVPYWKIALLHLDSLASTVLQTCNYWGNSDQCRFCGIGVSLDSGRTIAKKTPAQLAEVAVAARDLDGAVDATLTTGSTRAPDRGAYYVAECGRAVKEASGLPVEVQFEPPHDLAVLDRVHGSGVDAVGIHVESFDPKVLAHVAPGKFRTGIETYFRTWERAVELWGPGRVSTYVILGMGEDPDLTIAACKRAVEIGVYPFVVPLRPVAGSLMEEVAPPTAEYTERVYRKVAGYLEERGIGADTAVAGCARCQACSGINGLQNELSGGKPLLQIGSRPAGAS; encoded by the coding sequence GTGGACGTCACCTCGCTGATCATCGACCTGCAGAGCGTCGGTCTCCGCGTCGAGGCGCCGGTCGAGTCCCGGCGCGGGGGAGCGGGTCCGTCCGACTCCGGGATGCTGTGGATCGAGGGCGTGCCGGTCACCGTGCCCACGCAGACCGACGGGCCCTCCCCGTACGTCCTGAAGGCCGAGGACGACGGCCAGGGCATCTACCGCGACGGCGTCAAGCTCGCCTCGGTCGCCACCAGCAACCGGCCCCGGTTCTACGACATGACCACGGCCGACGGCGTGCCGTACTGGAAGATCGCGCTGCTGCACCTCGACTCGCTGGCCAGCACCGTCCTGCAGACCTGCAACTACTGGGGCAACTCCGACCAGTGCAGGTTCTGCGGCATCGGCGTCTCGCTCGACTCCGGGCGCACCATCGCGAAGAAGACCCCGGCGCAGCTCGCCGAGGTGGCGGTCGCCGCGCGCGACCTCGACGGCGCCGTCGACGCCACCCTCACCACCGGCAGCACCCGGGCCCCCGACCGCGGCGCCTACTACGTCGCCGAGTGCGGTCGGGCCGTCAAGGAGGCGTCCGGGCTGCCCGTCGAGGTGCAGTTCGAGCCGCCGCACGACCTCGCGGTGCTCGACCGGGTCCACGGCTCGGGCGTCGACGCCGTGGGGATCCATGTGGAGTCCTTCGACCCGAAGGTGCTCGCGCACGTCGCACCGGGCAAGTTCCGGACGGGGATCGAGACCTACTTCCGGACCTGGGAGCGGGCCGTGGAGCTGTGGGGTCCCGGGCGCGTGTCGACCTACGTCATCCTCGGCATGGGTGAGGACCCGGACCTGACGATCGCCGCGTGCAAGCGCGCCGTCGAGATCGGCGTCTACCCGTTCGTCGTGCCGCTGCGGCCCGTCGCCGGTTCGCTGATGGAGGAGGTCGCCCCGCCGACCGCGGAGTACACGGAGCGGGTCTACCGCAAGGTCGCGGGCTACCTGGAGGAGCGCGGCATCGGGGCCGACACCGCCGTCGCCGGGTGCGCGCGTTGCCAGGCCTGCTCCGGGATCAACGGCCTGCAGAACGAGCTCAGCGGGGGCAAGCCGCTCCTGCAGATCGGCTCCCGACCGGCCGGAGCGTCATGA